The nucleotide sequence GCACAGAGCCTTTCCAATCGTCACAGAAGGGGAGGGAAACGCCAAGATCTTTTCTTGCAAATATCACGGCTGGTCATACGGGATAAACGGAAAACTTGCCAAAGCACCACGCTTCGACACTGTTCCAACATTCAACAAGGAGAACCATAGCCTCTTTCCAGTTCATGTGCATATCGATGCCATTGGATTCGTCTGGGTCAACCTGGATGCGTCCCCGGAACCAGAAGTGAAATGGTCCGACGACTTCGAGGGTGTTGATTCGCAGGAACGGTTCAAATACTTTGACTTTTCTGAATATCACTTTGATCACGTCTGGGGCATGGAGGGCAATTACAACTGGAAAACGCTTGCTGATAACTACAACGAATGTTATCATTGCCAGGTTGCGCACCCAGATGTCAAGGCTATAACAGACTTGACCTTTTACTACACCGTCTCGAAGCCCGGCTACATTCAGCACTTCTCGCGACCCAAGAAGGGAACTGAGCAAGATGATATCAAGATCAGTAGCACATATTACTTTCCCAACTCCTGCATGACTGTTTCGTAAGTCCTGATCCTTCATACTATTGGTACAGACACCGAACTAATCCTTTGTTCCTTGCTCAGCCCACACTTCTTCTACATGATGCGATGCGTACCAACATCAGTTGGCACTTGCTCAATGGAGTATGAAGTCTATCGCCATAAAGACGCCACCGACGAAGAATTCGAGAGGACCAATCAATTCTTCAAGAGAGTTCTCGGGGAAGACAAGTACTTATGTGATGCAGTGCAGAAGAACTTGGAAGCGGGCGTTTTCACCAATGGAGAGCTACATCCGGACTTGGAGAGCGCACCAATATTCTTTCAGAATACTGTTAGGCAGATCGTGACTGATCATCGCAGAAAGGAGCAAGCGTCAAAGGAGGAGATATGGCCGGCCAGGCGCCACGTGTCGACATCTGCGGTCACGAAGGGGGATGATGAGTTTTGTGATGGACTGGCTTGCAAGGCCGATAATGCCGATATGGAGTGGTGAGGCTTGGGTTGGATATAGTGCGTTGTATAAAGCAAGCCTTTTCTTCTAGATGTGGTTCTGGAGCATAGATAGTGATAAGGTCTAGTGCTGTTGACTTAGAGACTGGACATACGGGGGCAGAAGTAATAAGCAGAAGTTGTGCTAATTTAACCCGTTGACCTTATCCATTCGCTTTGCTAATAATCCTTGAATGATGCAGCATAGATGATCACACACCAATCCATCCACTAAACCATCTCCTGTGCAATATCGTCTGCTATTTCAGGGACTTTGTAGACACCCAAAAACTGTGGATTGGTGGCGAACTCTTCCTTTACCTATTCATCCTGATCGCCAACATCATAAAGTCGCGTATATTGAGCAGTACTTACAATATCAAGCCCGCCAACCGATTCACCATCGGCCCATAACTGGGAAAATGTCGGCCAGTTGGCATATTCCTTACTGCCCTGGCGAATAGCCTCATCCTGCAGCACATTGAAAGAGTCATACTGGATACCGTGCTCGTTCAAGATACAAACGATACGCCGACTGAAGCGATACAGTGGACACTTGGTGACGCCCTTCATAAGAGCATTACTGGGGCAGTATTAACTAGGTCTCTCAATCGGGAGTTGAGTACTTCATTTGGCTCCACAAGCTCAGAGGTCTCTACCGTCTGCGGACCGGCCTGTGCAATCTGGATGGTGGCTCTCTCAGTAGTTGTCGGCATAGTCGGATGTATTTGAGTCCGGTATTCTTATATGAGACGGACCCAGGCAGAAAGAGCCAACACGATCAGGGCTAGCATATAGCTCAACACTAACGAATATTTGACAGACATCATGTACCTCATTATTTTTCAGGCTTCCATCAGCAGGTTATTGTTTTTAATAATGGTCTGGCTCTGGTTGGCTCCTTTTTTCGTGCTTTCATTACCGCCAAGACATGCTGTCATACCCATCTCATTCTTGCGCGTGTTGCCTTCCCGGGTCAGCAGCATATATCGTCGACCTCATTGATCCCACCATTGTTGATCGGGAGCAAGATGTATCTGACGCAATTAGTGTCACCATAAAGTAGAATCTCTTATATTGACGGATGATCTGACTAGGGCGAAAATCTTTCCCATGTCCCGGACATCTGTGGGAAGTGTAGCCTAAGCGTGTTTCGTCAGATATTTTTGGGGTACGAGCGTTTATCCTACTTGAACAGGCTTCAAGATTCGGGTTCCGAGATCAGCTCATTGCCGATTGATAACATGGCTTCTAACCAATACAGGTATGAGCTCTGTTTtctaataagaagttttgaTATTTCAAGTCGTCTCGTCTTTTAACCTTACAATAACATATAAGAAAAAAGTCTTACAacttctcattcttctcaatccTCAGACACAACTTGCCTATCTTGATTCAGTTC is from Fusarium musae strain F31 chromosome 4, whole genome shotgun sequence and encodes:
- a CDS encoding hypothetical protein (antiSMASH:Cluster_4.5~EggNog:ENOG41) is translated as MFSKLGSVLAMTKPNGDAILSSKPDAQEPRALPASWYRQDEMYQLERRAIFSKRWLLATHKLRFTKPGDFLRFEEAGYPFVLCLDKDGETINGFHNICRHRAFPIVTEGEGNAKIFSCKYHGWSYGINGKLAKAPRFDTVPTFNKENHSLFPVHVHIDAIGFVWVNLDASPEPEVKWSDDFEGVDSQERFKYFDFSEYHFDHVWGMEGNYNWKTLADNYNECYHCQVAHPDVKAITDLTFYYTVSKPGYIQHFSRPKKGTEQDDIKISSTYYFPNSCMTVS